Proteins from one Amycolatopsis benzoatilytica AK 16/65 genomic window:
- a CDS encoding gamma carbonic anhydrase family protein, which yields MAIYALGDLVPAIHPDAYVHPDATVIGDVRIAAHASVWPQTVLRGDHGYIELGERSNIQDGCVVHCTAKDPTILGPASAVGHAVHIEGARIGTGCLIASGSVVLNGTVIEDGGMVGAGAVLSYNSTVRTGEIALGVPAKTRENKSFSAEQIGMVVDSYVRRAARFREQLRRLD from the coding sequence TTGGCCATCTACGCGCTCGGCGACCTGGTCCCGGCGATTCACCCGGACGCCTACGTCCACCCCGACGCGACGGTGATCGGCGACGTCCGGATCGCCGCGCACGCGTCGGTCTGGCCGCAGACGGTGCTGCGCGGAGACCACGGCTACATCGAACTCGGCGAGCGGTCGAACATCCAGGACGGCTGCGTCGTGCATTGCACGGCGAAGGACCCGACGATTCTCGGCCCGGCGTCCGCGGTCGGCCACGCCGTGCACATCGAGGGCGCGAGGATCGGCACCGGTTGCCTGATCGCGTCCGGTTCGGTGGTGCTGAACGGCACGGTGATCGAGGACGGCGGGATGGTCGGCGCGGGCGCGGTGCTGTCGTACAACTCGACGGTGCGGACCGGCGAGATCGCGCTGGGCGTGCCGGCGAAGACCCGGGAGAACAAGTCCTTCTCGGCGGAGCAGATCGGCATGGTCGTGGACTCCTACGTCCGCCGCGCCGCCCGGTTCCGCGAACAGCTGCGCCGGCTGGACTG
- a CDS encoding GNAT family N-acetyltransferase, translated as MDIRVVAFDHPDAVKMMAGIQEEYRQRYGEEDETPMDAAEFTPPRGLFLVGYLDDVPVASGAWRAHDGPAPSFRPGDVEVKRMYVVDSARGRGFARAMLAELERTAAEAGRKRVVLETGTEQPEAIALYGSSGYTEVPGFGHYLDEPYSRYYGKDL; from the coding sequence GTCAAGATGATGGCCGGCATCCAAGAGGAGTACCGGCAGCGGTACGGCGAAGAGGACGAGACGCCGATGGACGCCGCGGAGTTCACCCCGCCCCGGGGGCTGTTCCTCGTCGGCTACCTCGACGACGTGCCGGTCGCGTCCGGCGCCTGGCGGGCGCACGACGGCCCGGCGCCGTCCTTCCGGCCCGGCGACGTCGAGGTGAAACGGATGTACGTGGTGGATTCCGCGCGGGGCCGCGGATTCGCCCGGGCGATGCTCGCCGAGCTGGAACGGACCGCGGCCGAGGCCGGCCGGAAGCGGGTCGTCCTGGAGACCGGCACCGAGCAGCCGGAAGCGATCGCGCTCTACGGTTCGTCCGGCTACACCGAGGTGCCTGGTTTCGGGCACTACCTGGACGAGCCGTACAGCCGGTATTACGGCAAGGATCTCTGA